In one Nicotiana tomentosiformis chromosome 6, ASM39032v3, whole genome shotgun sequence genomic region, the following are encoded:
- the LOC104104127 gene encoding uncharacterized protein — MGVDYYNILKVNRNASEEDLRKAYRRLAMIWHPDKNLGTNKYEAEAKFKQISEAYDVLSDPQKRQIYDLYGEEALKSGQVPPPPRGGPHNMRNPHPNPTFRFNPRDADDIYAELFGSSSSENNGRSRKSRDAFFRSTTNGGAEFSGAGAGTSGTGGALRKAAPVENALLCSLEDLYKGAKKKMKISRTVLDASGKLRTLEEILTIEIKPGWKKGTKVTFPEKGNQEPGIIPADLVFVIEEKPHHVYARDGNDLIVNQEISLLEALTGRTLELTTLDGRNLIIPLTDIVKPGHEVVVPNEGMPISKDPRRKGNLRIKMDVKYPTRLTEAQKSDLRRVLGGSS, encoded by the exons ATGGGGGTCGATTACTATAACATACTCAAAGTTAATCGCAATGCCAGTGAAGAAGATTTGCGTAAAGCGTACCGCCGGTTGGCGATGATCTGGCACCCCGACAAGAACCTCGGCACCAACAAGTACGAAGCAGAGGCAAAATTCAAGCAAATCTCCGAAGCTTACGACGTTCTAAGCGACCCACAAAAGCGTCAGATCTACGATCTCTACGGCGAGGAGGCGTTGAAATCAGGTCAAGTCCCACCACCTCCGCGAGGTGGACCCCACAACATGCGAAATCCCCATCCTAACCCTACATTCCGCTTTAATCCTCGAGACGCTGATGATATTTATGCGGAATTGTTCGGGTCCTCGTCGTCGGAGAATAATGGGCGGTCGAGGAAGTCTAGGGATGCGTTTTTTAGGAGTACGACGAATGGTGGTGCCGAATTTTCCGGTGCTGGAGCTGGGACCTCTGGCACCGGTGGAGCGTTGAGAAAGGCGGCGCCGGTGGAGAATGCGTTGTTGTGTAGTTTGGAGGATTTGTATAAAGGGGCtaagaaaaaaatgaagatttCTAGGACTGTTCTAGATGCTTCCGG GAAGCTGCGGACTCTAGAGGAGATATTGACCATCGAGATAAAGCCTGGGTGGAAGAAGGGAACCAAGGTAACTTTTCCTGAAAAGGGAAATCAGGAACCTGGTATTATTCCCGCCGATCTGGTTTTCGTTATCGAGGAAAAACCTCATCATGTCTATGCAAGGGATGGGAATGACCTTATTGTCAATCAAGAGATTTCACTTCTTGAAGCTCTCACTGGAAGAACGCTGGAGCTTACGACACTGGATGGGAGAAATCTCATTATCCCATTGACTGACATTGTCAAACCCGGGCATGAGGTAGTTGTCCCAAATGAAGGGATGCCAATTTCAAAAGATCCTCGGAGAAAAGGAAATCTGAGAATCAAGATGGATGTTAAGTATCCAACAAGGCTCACAGAAGCACAGAAATCGGATCTCAGGAGAGTTCTTGGAGGATCTTCATGA